The Streptomyces sp. NBC_00569 genomic sequence CGGCCCGTCTTTGGTGCCTTCCAGCGGGCGATGCCGCGGGCCACCAGGTTGAGGATCATGATGAAGGCGATGAGGACGAGAGCCGCCGCCCAGGCACGGTCGTACGCCGCCGGGCTGCCGCCGCTGTTCTGGTACTGCTGGTAGATGTACAGCGGCAGCGAGGACTGGGGTCCCTGGAACGGGTCCGTGTTGATGAGCGGGTTGCCCCACACCAGGAGCAGCACGGGCGCGGTCTCACCGGCGATACGGGCGATGGCCAGCATCACACCGGTCGTGATGCCGCCGATCGACGTCGGCAGGACGACCTTGAGGATCGTGCGCCACTTCGGTACGCCGAGCGCGAGGGAGGCCTCGCGCAGCTCGTTCGGGACGAGCTTGAGCATTTCCTCGGTGGAGCGGACGACGACCGGGATCATCAGGATGGAAAGGGCCATCGACCCGGCGAAGCCGGAGTAGCTGAAGCCGAGGATCAGGATCCAGAAGCTGAGGATGAACAGGCCCGCGACGATCGACGGGATGCCCGTCATGACGTCGACGAAGAAGGTGACCGCCTTGGCGAGCTTGCCCCGGCCGTACTCGACCAGGTAGATCGCGGTGAGCAGGCCGATCGGCACGGAGATCAGAGTGGCGAGGCCGACCTGCTCCAGGGTGCCGATGATGGCGTGGTAGATGCCGCCGCCCGGCTCGTAGTCGGTGACGACGCCCATCGAGTGCGTCAGGAAGAAGACGTCCAGGACCTTCACGCCGCGCGAGGCGGTCTCCCAGATCAGGGAGACCAGCGGGATCACGGCGAGGATGAAGGCGACCCAGACGATGCTGGTCGCGACGCGGTCCTTGGCCTGGCGCTTGCCCTCGACCGCGGTGGCGATGCCGAACGTGCCGAGCACGAACAGGACCGCGGCGATCAGACCCCACTGGATCTGGCTGTCGAGTCCGGCGCCCAGGCCGATCGCGCAGCCGATCGCGACGGCGCCGACGGCGATGGCGTACGGGGACCAGCGCGGCAGGCGCGCGGCGCTGAGGGAGTTGGTGCCGGGGGCCGGCGGGGTCATCGTTGCGTTGCTCATGCGTTGGCCCCCGAGTACTCCTTGCGGCGGGCGATGATCGCGCGGGCCGCGCCGTTCACGACCAGCGTGATGATGAACAGGACCAGACCGGAGGCGATGAGCGCGTCACGGCCCTGCTCGGTGGCCTCGCTGAACTTCGCGGCGATGTTCTGCGCGAAGGTGCCGCCGCCCGGGTCGAGCAGGCTGGCGTTGATCTCGAAGCTGGGGGAGAGGACCGTCGCGACGGCCATGGTCTCGCCGAGCGCGCGGCCGAGGCCGAGCATCGAGGCGGAGATGACGCCGGAGCGGCCGAAGGGGATCACCGACATGCGGATGACCTCCCAGCGGGTGGCGCCGAGCGCGAGTGCGGCCTCCTGATGCATCAGGGGCGCCTGCCGGAAGACCTCACGGCTGACGTTCGTGATGATCGGGAGGATCATGATCGCGAGCAGGATGCCGACGGCGAGGAGGGTGCGCGGGGCGCCGCCCTGCCACTCGAAGATGCCGGTCCAGCCGAAGTAGTCGTCGAGCCAGCTGTAGAAGCCGGTGAGGTGCGGCACGAGGAAGAGGGCGCCCCACAGGCCGTACACGATGGACGGTACGGCGGCGAGCAGGTCGACGACGTACGCGATCGTGCCGCCGATCTTCTTCGGCGCGTAGTGCGTGATGAACAGCGCGATGCCGACGGCGACCGGGACGGCGATCGCCATGGCGATGACCGAGGAGACGATCGTGCCGAAGGCGAGGACCGCGATGCCGAAGACCGGCGGGGTCGCGTTGGCGTTCCACTCGAAGGTCGTGAGGAAGTTGCCGTCGTTCTTGGACAGCACCAACGAGGCGCGGTAGGTGAGGAAGGCCGCGATGGCGGCCATGATCACCAGAAGCAGGATGCCGGAGCCGCGCGAGAGACCGAGGAAGATCCGGTCACCGGGGCGGGTGGCGCCGCGGGACGCGCTCTTTTGCAGCGCGGGCGTGGGCGGGTCGGCGGGGGTGGGTGGAGCAGTCGTCTTCGTGGATATATCCATGGGGTTCTCCGGTCTGCGGAGCCGCGGTCGGGCGGCTCCAGGCGGCGGTGCACCGGACGGTGCGGCCCGCCCCCGGTGAGGGGCGGGCCGCACGCTGGGTCAGCTCAGGCTCGCGATGGTGTCGCGGACCTTGGTGTTGATCTCGGAGGGGATCGGCGCGTAGCCGAGGGCCGCCAGGGAGTCCTGGCCGTCCTGGCTCGCGATGTAGGTGAGGAAGGACTTGGTGGCCGGGAAGGTGTCGGCCTTGTTGCCCTTGTCGCAGACGATCTCGTAGGTGACGAGGGTGATCGGGTAGGCGCCGTCGGCCTTCGTCGCGTAGTTCAGCTCGAGGGACAGGTCCTTGCCGGTGCCCACGGTCTTGGCCTCGGAGATCGCCTTGGTGGCGTTCTCGACGGTGGCCTTGACCGGCGCGGAGGCGCCCGTGTCGAGGTCGACCGTCTTGATGCCGTCCTTGGCGTAGGAGAGCTCGAAGTAGGAGATCGCGCCGGCGGTCTGCTTGACCTGCTGGGCGAGGCCGGAGGAGCCCTGCGCGGACTGGCCGCCCTTGGCCTGCCAGGCCTTGCCGCCCGAGTACTTCCAGTCCGCCGGGGAGGCGGCCTTGAGGTACTTGGTGAAGTTGTCGGTGGTGCCGGACTCGTCCGAGCGGTGGAACGCCTGGATCTTGGTCTTGGGCAGCTTCGCCTTGGGGTTCAGCTTGGCGATGGCCTCGTCGTCCCAGGTGCTGATCTTGCCGTCGAAGATCTGGGCGAGGGTCTTGGCGTCCAGGACCAGGTTGTCGACACCCGGGACGTTGTAACCGACCGCGATCGGGCCGCCGACCATCGGGAGGTCGATGCCCTGGCCGCCGGAGCAGACCTTCTTGGAGGCGGCGACCTCTTCGGGCTTCAGAGCGGAGTCCGAGCCGGCGAAGGCGACCTGGCCCTGGGTGAACGCCGTGACACCGGCGCCCGAACCCTCGGGCTTGTAGTTGATCTGCACGCCCTTGCACTCGGCGGTGTACGCCTTGACCCAGGCCTGGATGGCGTTGGCCTGCGCGGAGGAACCGTTGGCGAGCAGCTGGCCCTTGGCGTCGCCGCACTTGATGCTGCCGGCCTTGGCCGTCGGGCCGCTGCTCGAGCCGCCGTTGGCACTCGTGTCGTCCGAGCCGCACGCCGTGAGGGCCAGGGCGCCGGAGACGGCGATGGCGCCGAGCGAAAGGGCGCGGAGCCGGTTCTTGCGCTGAAGCTTCACTTTCGGATGTTCCTTCCAGGAGCCGCCGGTCGGTGATCCGGGACGGCGTGCGAAGTCTGTTCGTTCCAGGTAGGCGGTGCGGTGTTCGCCCGTGTGAGCGACTCGCACCGTGTAAGGCCGAAATTAGGCAGGACAGGTGAAGCGACCGATGGGCATGAGTGAACGGCGGGTGAACCTCGGCGGTCGGTGCGGTGAGGTACTGTGTGACGTTTTGTGATGACGCGAGCACACGCTGCGACTATGCCAGGTGGAGGGCGCTCAGCAGGGCGTCGACGAGCGTCCTGTCGCGGGGCTGGGTCAGACGGTGGCGGGCCGCGGTCGGCGAGAGCCAGGCGACACGGTCGACCTCGCGGTTCGGCCTGAACCCGCCGTCCGTCGCCTCGGCGGCCCAGTAGTCGACGCGCTTGGGACGGCCGCCTGCGACGTAGCGGGTGGTGGGGAGGCGGGCGCCGGGAGCGCACCGGAAGCCGGTCTCCTCCTCGACCTCGCGCAGCGCGCCCGCGAGGGGCTCCTCGCCTCGCTTCAGCTTGCCCTTGGGGTGCGACCAGTCGTCGTACTTGGGCCGGTGCACGAGGCAGATCTCGATCGGGTCCTCCCTCGCTCGAACGAAGTCGAGGGCCTGGGGAACGTCGTCGTACGGGGGGCGGCGCCACAGGACACAGCCGGCGGCGCGGACGACGTCGTTGTCGCCGCTGCTCATGGGGTGCGGACCGTCTCCTTCAGCCAGGCCCGCTGGAACGCGAAACGGGCCGCTTCCACTTCGTGGCGCTGGTCGGCGTGCAGGACGCCGAGCGCGTAGGCCGTCGCCGGGGCGATACGCGGGGTGCGGGCCGCGTGGGCGGCGGCGGCCGCGGCCTCGGCGGCGTCCCGGTGCCGGTCCAGCGCGGCGGCCGCCTCGGTCTCCGCGTCGGCCGGCCCGCCGCCGGTACCGGATGCGCACGGCACGACCTCCTGGGCGTAGCGGTGCAGCCGCAGCAGGAGGCGTACGTGGTGCCAGGGGGCGTCCTGGGACGGGGGTGCCGTGTCGGCGGTGAGGCCCTGCACGAGGGCCTCCGCGTTGTAGGGGTGGCCCGCCCGGTGGAGGGGCAGCGCGGCGACGGCCTCGGCGAGGCGGGACTCGGCGGAGGCGGCCAGCGCGTCGAGGTCGGCCGTGGTGGCGCGCAGCGGGACCTCGCTGGCGAGTACGGCGACGTTGTCCGCGACCGCGTGGAAGCGGGACGAGCCGAGTGCCTGCAGCGCCGTGGAGTGGGCTCTGGTCCGGGCGAGGGTGAGCTGGCGCTCGAGCAGGGCGCCCGCCTTTGCGGCGCCCACGGTCAGATTCCCCGACGCCGTGTGCTCGGTCCGGTGCAGCTGGGCCGTGCCCACCCGCCCCGGGGCGGCAGCGGGGGTCTGGGCCGGTACCGCGTGGGCGCCGGAGAGCCGGTGCAGCGCCGACAGCAGCCGCTCCAGGCGGCCCGCGTACGCGTGCTCCTGCGCCAACGTGCCCGAGAGCCATGCCAGTTCGGGGCGCAGCGCGTCGGACCACTCGGGGTCGAGCAGGGGGCGGAACGTGTGCAGGGTGCCGCTGATGCGGCGGGCCGAGCGGCGCAGGGCGCGCGCCGCTTCGGCCGCCTCCTCGGCGGTTCCCCCGGGCGCGGAGCCACCGCTCTCGCGGTGCTGCCGCAGGGAGCGCAGGAACTCCGTGGCCTGCTCGCGCAGATAGGCCGCGACGACCTCGCCCGCGGAACCCTCCGCTCCCGTCGTCTCAAGGTGTTGCTGTGCCACGCCGGCGCCTCCGGGCGTCTATGAGCATCTCCTGTACGTTCCGCAGGGGCCGGCCCTCCGCGTCCTTGGCGTGCCGGACCCAGTTCCCGTCCGGTCCCAGATGCCAGGAGGCGGTGGTGTCGGACATGCCCGTCTCCAGGAGCCGGTTCAGGGCGCCGCGGTGAGCCGGGTCCGAGACCCTGACCAGGGCCTCGATCCGGCGGTCGAGGTTGCGGTGCATCATGTCCGCGCTGCCGAACCAGACCTCGGGCTCGCCGCCGTTGCCGAAGGCGAAGACCCGGGAGTGCTCCAGGAAGCGGCCGAGCACGGACCGTACGCGGATGTTCTCCGACAGGCCCGCGACGCCCGGCCGCACGGCGCAGATGCCGCGGACCCACACGTCGACGGGCACGCCGGCCTGCGCCGCCCGGTACATCGCGTCGATGACGGCCTCGTCGACCATCGAGTTGACCTTGAAGCGGACGTAGGCGGGGCGGCCGGCGCGGTGGTGCTGGACCTCGTTGTTGATCCTCGAGATGAGGCCGTCGCGCAGGGACTTGGGGGCGACGAGGAGACGGCGGTACGTCTCGCGGCGCGAGTAGCCCGACAGCCGGTTGAAGAGGTCGGAGAGGTCGGCGCCCACCTGCGAGTCGGCGGTGAGCAGGCCCAGGTCCTCGTAGAGGCGGGCCGTCTTCGGGTGGTAGTTGCCCGTGCCGACGTGGCAGTAGCGGCGCAGGGTGTCGCCCTCCTGACGCACCACGAGCGACAGCTTGCAGTGCGTCTTGAGGCCGACGAGGCCGTACACGACATGGCAGCCGGCCTCCTCCAGCTTGCGCGCCCACTTGATGTTGGCCTGCTCGTCGAAGCGGGCCTTGATCTCGACGAGGACGAGGACCTGCTTGCCGGACTCCGCGGCGTCTATCAGCGCGTCGACGATCGGCGAGTCGCCCGAGGTCCGGTACAGCGTCTGCTTGATGGCGAGGACGTCCGGGTCGGAGGCGGCCTGCTCCAGGAACGCCTGCACGGACGTGGAGAACGAGTCGTACGGGTGGTGGAGCAGCACGTCCCGCTCGCGCAGGGCGGCGAAGATGTCGGGCGCGGACGAGGACTCGACCTCGGCCAGGTCGCGGTGGGTGCCCGCGATGAACTTGGGGTACTTCAGTTCGGGCCGGTCGAGGCCGGAGATGCCGAAGAGGCCCGTGAGGTCCAGGGGACCCGGCAGCGGGTACACCTCGGACTCGCTGATCTTCAGCTCGCGCACGAGGAGGTCGAGGACGTACCGGTCGATGGTCTCCTCGACCTCCAGCCGCACCGGCGGTCCGAAGCGGCGCCGCATGAGCTCCTTCTCCAGCGCCTTGAGGAGGTTCTCCGCGTCGTCCTCCTCGACCTCCAGGTCCTCGTTCCGGGTCAGCCGGAACATGTGGTGCTCCAGGACCTCCATGCCGGGGAACAGCTCACCCAGGTGCTTGGGCGCCGAGATGACGTCCTCGATGGGGACGTAGCGCTGCGGCGAGGCCTCCAGGAAGCGGGAGAGCAGCGGCGGCACCTTGACGCGCGCGAAGTGGCGGTGCCCGGAGACCGGGTTGCGCACGACGACGGCGAGGTTCAGGGACAGGCCGGAGATGTAGGGGAACGGGTGCGCGGGGTCCACGGCCAGCGGGGTGAGCACCGGGAAGATCTGCTGCTTGAACAGCGTGAAGAGCCGGGACTGCTCCTTGTCGGTGAGCTCCTCCCAGCGCACCAGGTGGATGCCCTCGTCGGCCAGCGCGGGGGCGACGTCCTCCTGGTAGCAGGCGGCGTGCCGGGCCATGAGCTCGCGCGAGCGGTTCCAGATCAGCTCGAGGACTTCACGGGGCTGGAGCCCTGAGGCCGAACGGGTGGCGACGCCCGTCGCGATACGTCGCTTGAGTCCGGCCACGCGGACCATGAAGAACTCGTCCAGGTTGGACGCGAAGATCGCCAGGAAGTTCGCCCGCTCCAGGAGCGGGGTGTCCGGGTCCTCGGCCAGTTCGAGGACGCGCTCGTTGAACGCGAGCCAGCTGCGCTCCCGGTCGAGGAAGCGGCCCTGGGGCAGCTCGGCGCTGTAGTCCTCGAACTCGTCGGGGTCGGCGTCGATGTCTGCCGTGAGCTCGGGGAGCTCGGGTTCGAAGTCACCGCCCGCGACCGTGTGCGGGCGGTGCGCGGCTATCGAACCTACGGACGGCTGCGCTTGCCGGTCGGATGCCTGGTCCTGGGCGCTCTGCTGGCTCATAGACCCATTCTTCCGCGCCCGGACCACGATGGGCGCGTCGGAGAGCGCGGGCGTGAGGCGGAGTCTCCCGTTCGGGGAGTGCTCCGCCGGGGCCCCGGTGGGGTCGGGCGCGGCGGGCTGCATTCTGAGAGGGTGGCAAGCCCGTCTGAATGGTTGGTTACGGCGACATGACGTGCGGGGCATGGCGGGGCGTCCCACGGACGTCTCCGGGACGCCCCGCCATGCCCCGGACGCCGTCAGGGCCGCTGGTTCCTGTGCAGGAGGGCGAAGACCGCCGTCACCGCGAGCGCCGTCAGGGCGAGGAGGATGCCGGTCTCGACGAGCTGGAGCGGCCAGAAGTGGGAGGGGGGCTGGAACTCGCGGTAGAAGCCCGTCACGTTGTGCTCGACCAGGCAGCTCTTGTCGTCGACGCACAGGGGGTCCGCGATGTGGGCGCCGCTTCCGGTGACCGCGCCCTCGTCGAGGAAGAGGCCGGTGAAGCCCCGGTATCCCTCGCGGACATTCCCGGTGACGGTCACCGGGGGCCACAGGCGGCCGCGGACCTCGCCGAGCGCGGTGATCGCGATGCCGGTGAGGCAGAGGGACACGCAGACGGAGGTGATCACGCTGCGGGCGATGAACGCCACCAGCGCGCCGAGGGCCAGGCCGAGCAGCGGGAGTGCGACGGCGGTCGGGCCGAGGGCGCCGTAGACGCCGTCGGTGAACCACCGGTTCTCGGGAAGGCCGCTCGCCCTCGACGCCACCAGGCGGCGCAGCACCACGAGGATGCCGGTGCCGACGACGAGGAAGGCGGCCGGGACGGCGAACTTCGTCGCCAGCCAGCGGGCCGGGGAGACGGACTGCGTCCAGGCGAGGGCGGCCGTGCCGCGCTCCAGCTCGCGGCCGAAGAGGGTCCCGCCCGCGAAGGCGGCCGCGATCCCGGGCACGAGCGTGATGAGGCTCGTGGTGAGCGGCAGGACGAACTCGTACGTGCCGGCTCCCGGCCCCGTGGCCGTGCAGGTGTTCATGACGCCCGCGACGCACCTGCCGGTGATGTGGATCCCGGAGGTGCCCGGTCCCCACAGCCACAGCAGCATCGCCGCGGTGATCGCGACGTACGCGACCCACAGCCACAGGGCGAGCCGGTGCACCTTCAGCACGGTCCAGGTCAGCCCGGTCGAGGGGGAGAAGGTGGCGGTGCTCATGCGGCGGTCTCCTTCTTCGGCTCGTGCGTGTTCTTCGGGCGGCGCGTGCGCGGCTGGTACCTGCGCAGGACGAGGAACGCGCCGACGACGGCGAGCGCGGTCAGGGCGAGCAGGATGCCCGTCTCCGTGAGCTGGCGCGGCCAGTAGTCGGGGGAGTGGAGGTAGGTGCGGGTGAAGCCGGTGATGTCGTGCCGGTCGAGGCACTTCTGGCTCAGGTAGCAGCCGGGGTCGGGGACCCTGGCGCCCGACGACGTGATCGCCTTGCTGTACACGGGCAGTTCGGGCTGCAGGCGCGAGAACGGCGAGTGCTGGAAGGGCCAGTTGTTGCCGCGCAGCGCGCCGGTCAGGAGCTGCACGGCACCGGCGGCCACGAGGGCGGGCAGCGTGCGGCGCAGGACCAGTGCGGCGAGTACGCCGACGGCGAGGCCGAACAGGGCGGTCGCGACGGTGGCGGGGCCGATGGAGAAGGAGAACGAGCGGGGGCCGATGCCCGCGATCAGCAGGTGGTTGTGCGCGTTCCACACGAGCCGGTACAGGACGACGATCAGGCCCGTGCCGAGACCGACGAACACCGCGGGCACGGCCAGCTTCGCGGCCAGCCACCGGGCGGGCGACACGGACTGGGTCCACGCCAGCTGGGCGGTCCCCAGCTCCAGTTCGCGCGCGATGAGCGGTCCCGCGGCGAACACGGCGATGGCGCACGACGCGATGCCTATCAGCGAGGACGGCTCGTAGAAGAGCGAGTCGAACGAGCCACCGATGCGGATGATCGGGGCCGACCCCTGGTACGCGTTGTCCTGCGCCCCGGAGTAGCCGAACGTGTCGAACGCCTTCTGTGCCGCGTTCGCGCCGGGCCCCCACAGCCACAGGAGCAGTCCCACGGTGATGACGACGTAGGCGCTCCACACCCACAGTGCGGTGCGGTGCAGCCGCAGCACGGTCCGGACGAGGCCGTCGGGGCCGGGGACGCGGCGCCGGGCGGGGCTCTCGGCGGGACGCTCGGCGGTCGGGGTCGCGGAGGTCATGCCGTCACCGCCACGGCGGACGCGGTCGTGCCCGGGGTGATCAGGGCCGGGGCGCCGGGGTTGCGCAGATGGGCGAGGATCAGCTCCTCCATGGACGGCTCCTGCGCCTCCCAGGCGCTGTCGAGCGGGCCGTCGCGGCGGATGAGGGCGGTCAGTCCCCGGCCGGCGGCGCGGGACTCGACCACGGTGTGCGGGGCGAGGTCGGCGGCCGCGCCGCGCCCGGTGACCAGGCTGTGCGCGGCCGT encodes the following:
- the pstA gene encoding phosphate ABC transporter permease PstA; this encodes MSNATMTPPAPGTNSLSAARLPRWSPYAIAVGAVAIGCAIGLGAGLDSQIQWGLIAAVLFVLGTFGIATAVEGKRQAKDRVATSIVWVAFILAVIPLVSLIWETASRGVKVLDVFFLTHSMGVVTDYEPGGGIYHAIIGTLEQVGLATLISVPIGLLTAIYLVEYGRGKLAKAVTFFVDVMTGIPSIVAGLFILSFWILILGFSYSGFAGSMALSILMIPVVVRSTEEMLKLVPNELREASLALGVPKWRTILKVVLPTSIGGITTGVMLAIARIAGETAPVLLLVWGNPLINTDPFQGPQSSLPLYIYQQYQNSGGSPAAYDRAWAAALVLIAFIMILNLVARGIARWKAPKTGR
- the pstC gene encoding phosphate ABC transporter permease subunit PstC, which codes for MDISTKTTAPPTPADPPTPALQKSASRGATRPGDRIFLGLSRGSGILLLVIMAAIAAFLTYRASLVLSKNDGNFLTTFEWNANATPPVFGIAVLAFGTIVSSVIAMAIAVPVAVGIALFITHYAPKKIGGTIAYVVDLLAAVPSIVYGLWGALFLVPHLTGFYSWLDDYFGWTGIFEWQGGAPRTLLAVGILLAIMILPIITNVSREVFRQAPLMHQEAALALGATRWEVIRMSVIPFGRSGVISASMLGLGRALGETMAVATVLSPSFEINASLLDPGGGTFAQNIAAKFSEATEQGRDALIASGLVLFIITLVVNGAARAIIARRKEYSGANA
- the pstS gene encoding phosphate ABC transporter substrate-binding protein PstS, translated to MKLQRKNRLRALSLGAIAVSGALALTACGSDDTSANGGSSSGPTAKAGSIKCGDAKGQLLANGSSAQANAIQAWVKAYTAECKGVQINYKPEGSGAGVTAFTQGQVAFAGSDSALKPEEVAASKKVCSGGQGIDLPMVGGPIAVGYNVPGVDNLVLDAKTLAQIFDGKISTWDDEAIAKLNPKAKLPKTKIQAFHRSDESGTTDNFTKYLKAASPADWKYSGGKAWQAKGGQSAQGSSGLAQQVKQTAGAISYFELSYAKDGIKTVDLDTGASAPVKATVENATKAISEAKTVGTGKDLSLELNYATKADGAYPITLVTYEIVCDKGNKADTFPATKSFLTYIASQDGQDSLAALGYAPIPSEINTKVRDTIASLS
- a CDS encoding NUDIX hydrolase, translating into MSSGDNDVVRAAGCVLWRRPPYDDVPQALDFVRAREDPIEICLVHRPKYDDWSHPKGKLKRGEEPLAGALREVEEETGFRCAPGARLPTTRYVAGGRPKRVDYWAAEATDGGFRPNREVDRVAWLSPTAARHRLTQPRDRTLVDALLSALHLA
- a CDS encoding CHAD domain-containing protein, coding for MAQQHLETTGAEGSAGEVVAAYLREQATEFLRSLRQHRESGGSAPGGTAEEAAEAARALRRSARRISGTLHTFRPLLDPEWSDALRPELAWLSGTLAQEHAYAGRLERLLSALHRLSGAHAVPAQTPAAAPGRVGTAQLHRTEHTASGNLTVGAAKAGALLERQLTLARTRAHSTALQALGSSRFHAVADNVAVLASEVPLRATTADLDALAASAESRLAEAVAALPLHRAGHPYNAEALVQGLTADTAPPSQDAPWHHVRLLLRLHRYAQEVVPCASGTGGGPADAETEAAAALDRHRDAAEAAAAAAHAARTPRIAPATAYALGVLHADQRHEVEAARFAFQRAWLKETVRTP
- a CDS encoding RNA degradosome polyphosphate kinase, which translates into the protein MQPAAPDPTGAPAEHSPNGRLRLTPALSDAPIVVRARKNGSMSQQSAQDQASDRQAQPSVGSIAAHRPHTVAGGDFEPELPELTADIDADPDEFEDYSAELPQGRFLDRERSWLAFNERVLELAEDPDTPLLERANFLAIFASNLDEFFMVRVAGLKRRIATGVATRSASGLQPREVLELIWNRSRELMARHAACYQEDVAPALADEGIHLVRWEELTDKEQSRLFTLFKQQIFPVLTPLAVDPAHPFPYISGLSLNLAVVVRNPVSGHRHFARVKVPPLLSRFLEASPQRYVPIEDVISAPKHLGELFPGMEVLEHHMFRLTRNEDLEVEEDDAENLLKALEKELMRRRFGPPVRLEVEETIDRYVLDLLVRELKISESEVYPLPGPLDLTGLFGISGLDRPELKYPKFIAGTHRDLAEVESSSAPDIFAALRERDVLLHHPYDSFSTSVQAFLEQAASDPDVLAIKQTLYRTSGDSPIVDALIDAAESGKQVLVLVEIKARFDEQANIKWARKLEEAGCHVVYGLVGLKTHCKLSLVVRQEGDTLRRYCHVGTGNYHPKTARLYEDLGLLTADSQVGADLSDLFNRLSGYSRRETYRRLLVAPKSLRDGLISRINNEVQHHRAGRPAYVRFKVNSMVDEAVIDAMYRAAQAGVPVDVWVRGICAVRPGVAGLSENIRVRSVLGRFLEHSRVFAFGNGGEPEVWFGSADMMHRNLDRRIEALVRVSDPAHRGALNRLLETGMSDTTASWHLGPDGNWVRHAKDAEGRPLRNVQEMLIDARRRRRGTATP
- a CDS encoding ABC transporter permease gives rise to the protein MSTATFSPSTGLTWTVLKVHRLALWLWVAYVAITAAMLLWLWGPGTSGIHITGRCVAGVMNTCTATGPGAGTYEFVLPLTTSLITLVPGIAAAFAGGTLFGRELERGTAALAWTQSVSPARWLATKFAVPAAFLVVGTGILVVLRRLVASRASGLPENRWFTDGVYGALGPTAVALPLLGLALGALVAFIARSVITSVCVSLCLTGIAITALGEVRGRLWPPVTVTGNVREGYRGFTGLFLDEGAVTGSGAHIADPLCVDDKSCLVEHNVTGFYREFQPPSHFWPLQLVETGILLALTALAVTAVFALLHRNQRP